In Saprospiraceae bacterium, a genomic segment contains:
- the folE gene encoding GTP cyclohydrolase I FolE — MLKFFIVHSLKNSDLESLYKTLLGEIGEDPNREGLSKTPERAAKAMEFFTQGYALKGEDVLSSALFKEEYSEMVIVKDIELYSLCEHHMLPFFGKAHIGYIPNGHIVGLSKLARLVDVYSRRLQVQERLTHEILNCIQNTLNPLGAAIVIEARHMCMMMRGVQKQNSITKTSAFTGIFRKVETRSEFLNLIQSDSI, encoded by the coding sequence ATTCTCAAATTCTTTATCGTGCATTCATTAAAAAATAGTGATTTGGAAAGCCTCTACAAGACTTTGCTTGGCGAAATAGGAGAAGACCCGAACAGGGAAGGTTTATCTAAAACTCCGGAAAGAGCAGCAAAAGCCATGGAATTTTTTACCCAGGGTTATGCTTTAAAAGGAGAAGACGTATTATCATCTGCATTGTTCAAAGAAGAATACAGCGAAATGGTCATTGTTAAAGATATTGAACTGTACAGCCTCTGTGAACACCATATGCTCCCTTTTTTCGGCAAAGCGCATATTGGCTACATACCTAACGGACATATCGTCGGATTAAGTAAACTGGCTCGATTGGTCGATGTTTACAGCAGACGCCTGCAAGTACAGGAGCGCCTGACCCATGAAATACTGAATTGCATTCAAAATACTTTGAATCCACTCGGTGCTGCTATCGTCATTGAAGCCCGACATATGTGCATGATGATGCGGGGTGTACAAAAGCAAAATTCTATCACAAAAACATCCGCCTTTACCGGCATTTTCCGAAAGGTGGAAACGCGTAGTGAATTTTTAAATTTAATACA